Genomic window (Paenibacillus sp. 37):
TTGTCGTTAAACCGGGAACAACGGAGACCAATATTCCGGGTGTATTCGCCTGTGGTGATGTTCAGGATACGAAGTATCGTCAAGCTATTACGGCTGCAGGATCAGGATGTATGGCTGCGATGGATTGTGAGAAGTTCCTTGAAGGAAGCATTGTTCATGATTGGAGCGAAACGTTGGATAAATAAGCATTACATGCTTGAGGTTAGGCATATGTTAGGAAAAAGAGACAACGGGAAGTCTCATGAAATGAGAGAAGCCGGAAGGCTTCTCTTTTTTTGAAACTACAGTGGGCATGAGTTCGTATACATATAGGGCATATTAGCTGTGAGGTGAAGATTTTGGGGGAAATGATAAAAGATTGGTTACAGAATGCGACAGTGAGACGGTTTTTGATCTTGCTCTTGTTCTGTTTAATTTTGTTCAGTATGGGGAGTATGCTGCACATGATTCTGCTGTTGTTCCTGGTGACATATGTCATGAACAGGTTACAGCATTTCATTACAGGTGGTCTGAATCGATTGTTTCCGATCAATTATAAAGTTGTGGTCATCCTGCTCTATATGATTGTGATCGCAGTCATTGTGCTTGGCATTTCCAGATATTCACCACGGATCGTGGATCAGGTCGTTCAGTTGACGAACGAGATTATGAAATTTCTGGATAGTGCAGACGGTGATAATTTTGCATCCAAAATTGCGGGTTATCTTCAATCCTTCGATATCAAAAATTACACCAATGATGCATTGAAATATATTTTCGCTTTGAGCAAATGGCTGGAGTTTATTCTGCTCGTTATCATTCTGAGTCTGTTCTTCTTGTTGCAGAAGCAGGAGATATCCAAGTTCACGTCCAAGTTCAAAACAAGTAAAATTGGATGGTTCTACAATGAAGTAGCTTATCTGGGAGACAAGTTCGTGTCTTCTTTTGGTAAAGTTATTGAGGCTCAGCTTCTTATTGCGGTGTTTAAT
Coding sequences:
- a CDS encoding AI-2E family transporter, with the translated sequence MIKDWLQNATVRRFLILLLFCLILFSMGSMLHMILLLFLVTYVMNRLQHFITGGLNRLFPINYKVVVILLYMIVIAVIVLGISRYSPRIVDQVVQLTNEIMKFLDSADGDNFASKIAGYLQSFDIKNYTNDALKYIFALSKWLEFILLVIILSLFFLLQKQEISKFTSKFKTSKIGWFYNEVAYLGDKFVSSFGKVIEAQLLIAVFNTVLTILGLWILGFPYLFALTILVFMLSLVPVAGVIISLVPLCLIGYQMGGLKLSIIVIIMIIVIHALETYFLNPKLMAHKTKLPMFYTFIVLILSQHFLGIWGLIIGIPIFVFLLDILDVNKMEKTEEPVRVETKL